CATCATATTCATAATGCCTATACCGCCGACGAGGAGCGAGAACCCGGCAATACTCCCTAATGCGATCTTGATCATCTTGCTAATTTTTTGTAACTGTTCCATGCCTGCACGCATCTCCCGAATTCTGATGAAGTCGTCCTGGTTTTTGTGCCGCTTTCTGATAACGGTTCTCACCTCTTCAATCGCCTTCGGGATTACGTCAACACTATTCGCGAAGACCATAATATTCCAAACTCGATCATCACCCGTCAAACGTTCTTGGACAGTTGATACAGGGATAAAGGCAAGATTATCGTAACTCCACCCAAACTGGAAACTTGTCCCTCTCGGAGTGAGGGTACCAACAACGGTGAGGCGTTCAGTGGATCGCCGTCTCATTCTTCTTCCCCATTGATCGCGGTAACTAATCTTTCTGGCAATTTTAATCTCTTGTCCTATGGGAGATTCATTGCCAAATAACTCAGTTGCGAGTTCGTCTCCGAGCACACAAATTTTTGTTGCGTTTTGGACATCGTCATCCGTAATGAAGCGTCCCTCTTTAAGGTCCCAATCCATTGCGGTTGTATAGTTAGCGTCCACGCCATTGTAGCCAGCACGGGTTTCAGTGCCGCCTGGTCCCTGAAACAGGACACCTCGCCAATCCGCGATTCTCGATGTGACAGCACTCACGGATGGGCACTCTGCCTCAATCGCCAATACATCTTCATATTCCATATATTCATTGCTACGGATACGGACCCATCTGTTATTTTCTCGTTTGTAGGATGTTTGGTAAAGTGTGATTCGGGTTGCCCCACCCATCTTTTGTGCATCTTCTATCACAATTTGCTTAGCCCCATCACCGATAGCAATCATTGCGAGAACGGCTGCGATACCGATGATAATCCCAAGCATTGTCAGCAGCGAGCGCATCTTATTTGAACGAATCGCGGAGATTCCAATGGATACCCCTTCAATGAAGCGCATGTTTCCCCCTGAACCTTTTTG
This window of the Candidatus Poribacteria bacterium genome carries:
- a CDS encoding FtsX-like permease family protein; its protein translation is MRFIEGVSIGISAIRSNKMRSLLTMLGIIIGIAAVLAMIAIGDGAKQIVIEDAQKMGGATRITLYQTSYKRENNRWVRIRSNEYMEYEDVLAIEAECPSVSAVTSRIADWRGVLFQGPGGTETRAGYNGVDANYTTAMDWDLKEGRFITDDDVQNATKICVLGDELATELFGNESPIGQEIKIARKISYRDQWGRRMRRRSTERLTVVGTLTPRGTSFQFGWSYDNLAFIPVSTVQERLTGDDRVWNIMVFANSVDVIPKAIEEVRTVIRKRHKNQDDFIRIREMRAGMEQLQKISKMIKIALGSIAGFSLLVGGIGIMNMMLVAVTERTREIGLRKALGAKSLDILAQFLIEAVIMCAVAGAIGIGLGIFAGEGMAMLAVKIAKIVPEWPSVVSMQWVMISVSFSAAVGIFFGMYPAIKASSLPPVEALRKD